From a region of the Arachis ipaensis cultivar K30076 chromosome B09, Araip1.1, whole genome shotgun sequence genome:
- the LOC110266592 gene encoding TMV resistance protein N-like: MSSSSCTTKYDVFISFRGEDTRETFTVHLFNALANKTIRAYMDCLLQRGDEVWPALEKAIEGSLISIVVFSENYATSKWCLEELVKILQWREYHGQVVIPVFYRTDPSDIRNQSGSFEKAFAKYERDLAESESNRDKISKWREALKKSANISGWHSRNYADDHELIRKVVNDVLKMRILKHPIVPTGLVGIEEIRKIVKVNMKQHRVIGIWGMRGIGKTTIAKMLFAKSFPHYDHVCYAENAKEYTPQRLLSELLRERITTDATGFVNSMSSLSNKKVLIILDNVKDSDQPLLEAVCQGYKSHSRESKLIITTTHKHLLEKRVDWTFEVKQWDDSKSIELLSLKAFEESIPPKPYEILVNKVVKYAGGIPLALNLLGSYLQSRSIEFWESTLEKLQKHPIKRIQAAFTESYDELDDLDKEIFLDIAFFFHGEKKDLVTSILKACEFSPIRGIEILQDKAMITTIPYKETIEMHGLLREMAYEIVHEENSKDPRKRSRLKDTEDICVVLKENKKSLDAIEGIILDLSQIKDLRLSPDTFKRMNNLRFLKLYIPSGQSSGNMILPTDLEPFSDKLRYFEWHQYPFVSLPPSFYAKLLVEIRMPHSQVKKLWEEKQELNNLEGIDLSECKELEELPDLSEAKRLRWVNLSGCETLPILHSSVFSSNTLVSLILDRCTNLQCVKAERHLNSLQHISVKGCSNLKEFVVSSDLIENLDLSNTKVEKLDKSIGKLQKVECLNLEGSRVKHLPKELSALKSLKELKHSYSGLEIDKHQLQGLFNGLSSLQILHLKDCSHLFEFPDNIDSLSKLRELRLDGSNVTWLPATIKGLQELEILSLNNCKFLETLPELPSSIKEFSADNCISLESVSALNTLATKMVGKTKRISFNNSLKLSAGHTLHSIMESIHSTMVSAVSSNVTVRSYAIDVHSYNYNSVEVCLPGDTIPEQFAYKTEKSSSITIELPESPSNFLGFIYSVVLSPRHGMEKHGAKIRCEYNFAGGKNSSWEDITISELNSDHVYIWYDPFLTDKILGQYGPSFHLEFSVATDTGEVDDSIIIKECGVHIINELELQRFLLELDKKKKDMEEESSAQHLHFHPPHGSQDHSHVRTPPQDKKKGRFYEKQSNDIENQISKRKREMNEQSSFDRKIEEKMESAPNENKTSGGKSDEENTIKGKGNEETPTEPDAALPLCIDSVKNNVFQDISNENYYDQPDSMEEAKHLEEKLQEVDHNVHDMTADEPYKEKQGEPMDLETSECQDHTSNVEQTENLGDAKKVQELHKEKMIELAQPINSCIPPHGKKRAPKLTVKELRRHSRKVDKKAKVEGNPARATQATNLAMETSDFSRSNIKGKRVDHIHLNQVPAQNASTSIAQTHDKITIPSLDDPQVALELLKHFDASAKRLQITEFVDNHVLYPYDHSITKDLDVSALCRWLQVQGLRSVSVARYAEMKLEAAKREREEELRLAREENAKFEEALKRMEDRISHVESLEKRVDDLNSEVASWRSKYEETEKSLKETEKKLEDEKDVGAQKETRWKRRESELITEAATCSFENCRSQVSILYPDIDLSRLGPFKEIQNGQIVSPSDTEETESEEDTRAFEDAAHGDAGV; this comes from the exons ATGTCGTCGTCTTCCTGTACAACAAAGTACGATGTATTCATTAGCTTCAGAGGTGAGGACACCCGCGAAACTTTCACTGTCCATCTGTTTAACGCTCTGGCAAACAAGACAATCCGAGCATACATGGATTGTCTTCTCCAGAGAGGAGATGAAGTCTGGCCAGCACTCGAGAAAGCGATCGAGGGCTCGCTAATATCGATCGTGGTTTTCTCAGAAAACTACGCAACCTCAAAGTGGTGCTTGGAAGAGCTCGTCAAGATTCTTCAATGGAGGGAATATCACGGTCAGGTTGTTATACCCGTTTTCTATAGAACAGATCCGTCAGATATACGGAACCAAAGTGGGAGTTTTGAGAAGGCGTTTGCTAAATACGAAAGAGATCTTGCAGAGAGTGAATCCAACAGAGACAAGATAAGCAAGTGGAGAGAGGCTCTCAAGAAATCTGCTAATATTTCTGGATGGCACTCCAGAAACTATGC GGACGATCATGAACTCATCAGAAAGGTTGTGAATGATGTATTGAAAATGCGTATCCTAAAGCATCCCATAGTGCCAACAGGCCTGGTTGGAATTGAAGAAATCCGTAAAATTGTTAAAGTCAACATGAAGCAACACCGAGTAATTGGAATCTGGGGTATGCGTGGGATAGGGAAGACAACCATCGCTAAAATGTTATTTGCAAAATCCTTTCCTCATTATGACCATGTTTGCTATGCGGAAAATGCAAAAGAATATACGCCTCAAAGGCTTCTCTCAGAGCTATTGAGGGAACGAATTACCACTGACGCAACAGGGTTTGTCAACAGTATGAGCAGCCTTAGCAATAAGAAAGTTCTCATTATCCTCGACAATGTGAAGGATTCTGATCAACCATTGTTAGAAGCAGTTTGCCAAGGGTACAAGAGCCACAGTCGAGAAAGTAAACTTATTATAACAACAACACATAAGCATTTGCTTGAAAAGAGAGTTGATTGGACATTTGAGGTCAAACAATGGGACGACTCAAAATCTATAGAGCTTCTTAGCCTGAAAGCATTCGAGGAAAGCATCCCTCCAAAGCCTTATGAGATTCTGGTGAATAAGGTTGTTAAGTATGCCGGGGGAATTCCTTTAGCTCTGAACCTATTGGGTTCATATCTTCAATCCAGAAGCATTGAGTTCTGGGAAAGTACTTTGGAAAAGCTCCAGAAGCATCCTATTAAGCGCATTCAGGCTGCCTTTACGGAGAGTTATGATGAATTGGATGACTTAGACAAGGAGATATTTCTTGACATTGCATTCTTTTTCCATGGAGAAAAGAAAGATCTTGTCACAAGCATATTAAAAGCATGTGAATTCTCACCCATAAGGGGAATAGAGATCCTTCAAGATAAAGCAATGATTACTACTATTCCATATAAGGAAACAATCGAAATGCATGGCTTGCTAAGAGAAATGGCTTACGAGATCGTACACGAGGAAAACAGTAAAGACCCTAGAAAACGTAGCCGATTGAAGGATACTGAAGATATTTGTGTTGTACTCAAAGAGAACAAG AAATCGCTTGATGCAATTGAAGGCATAATATTAGATTTGTCTCAAATTAAAGACTTGCGTTTGAGTCCTGACACATTTAAAAGGATGAATAACTTGAGATTTCTAAAATTATACATCCCCTCGGGTCAGAGTTCTGGTAATATGATCCTTCCTACAGACCTTGAACCATTTTCTGATAAACTAAGGTACTTTGAGTGGCATCAGTACCCTTTCGTTTCTCTTCCACCAAGTTTTTATGCTAAGTTACTTGTTGAGATTCGCATGCCGCACAGCCAAGTCAAGAAACTCTGGGAGGAAAAGCAG GAACTTAATAATTTAGAAGGGATCGACTTAAGTGAATGCAAAGAGTTAGAAGAGCTTCCAGATTTGTCTGAGGCTAAAAGACTCAGATGGGTGAATCTCTCCGGTTGTGAGACTTTGCCTATTCTTCATTCGTCTGTTTTTTCCTCCAACACACTTGTTTCTTTGATACTGGATAGGTGTACAAATTTGCAGTGTGTTAAGGCCGAAAGGCATTTGAATTCTCTGCAGCACATAAGTGTCAAAGGCTGCTCAAATCTCAAAGAATTTGTGGTATCGTCAGATTTAATTGAAAACTTGGATTTGAGCAACACAAAGGTTGAAAAGCTGGACAAATCAATCGGGAAATTACAGAAGGTTGAATGCCTCAATCTAGAAGGATCAAGAGTTAAGCATCTTCCAAAGGAGCTATCAGCCTTAAAATCGCTTAAGGAGTTGAAGCATTCATACAGTGGACTAGAAATTGACAAGCATCAGCTGCAAGGCCTGTTTAACGGTTTATCATCTCTACAAATACTACATTTGAAGGATTGTAGTCACTTGTTTGAATTCCCTGACAACATTGATTCCTTATCGAAATTGCGCGAGTTAAGGCTAGACGGAAGCAATGTGACCTGGTTGCCTGCAACCATCAAGGGTCTTCAAGAGTTGGAAATTTTGTCCCTAAATAATTGTAAGTTTCTTGAGACACTGCCAGAGCTTCCATCCTCTATCAAGGAGTTCTCTGCTGATAACTGCATCTCATTGGAGTCTGTATCAGCTCTAAACACTCTGGCAACAAAGATGGTGGGAAAGACGAAACGCATCTCCTTTAATAATAGCTTGAAATTGTCAGCCGGACACACATTGCATTCGATCATGGAAAGCATCCATTCAACAATGGTGAGTGCTGTATCTAGCAATGTCACGGTAAGAAGCTATGCAATTGATGTCCATAGCTACAACTACAATAGTGTGGAGGTCTGTTTGCCAGGAGACACAATCCCAGAGCAATTTGCATATAAAACGGAGAAATCCTCCTCCATAACAATTGAACTCCCTGAATCTCCTTCCAATTTTCTTGGCTTTATCTATTCAGTGGTTCTTTCACCGCGTCATGGAATGGAGAAGCACGGTGCCAAAATCCGATGCGAATACAACTTTGCAGGAGGCAAGAATTCTTCGTGGGAGGACATAACTATAAGTGAATTGAACTCAGATCATGTATATATATGGTATGATCCATTCCTCACTGACAAAATTCTTGGACAATATGGGCCAAGTTTTCATCTTGAGTTCAGTGTTGCAACTGACACAGGGGAAGTTGATGACTCAATTATTATTAAAGAGTGTGGTGTCCACATCATAAATGAATTAGAATTGCAGAGATTTTTACTGGAATTAGATAAGAAGAAAAAAGACATGGAGGAGGAATCATCAGCGCAGCATTTACACTTTCATCCACCACATGGATCTCAAGATCACAGCCATGTCCGGACTCCACCTCAAGACAAGAAGAAAGGAAGATTTTATGAGAAGCAGAGCAATGACATCGAAAACCAGATATCAAAGCGAAAAAGAGAAATGAATGAACAATCATCTTTTGATCGGAAAATTG AAGAGAAGATGGAATCCGCTCCCAATGAAAACAAGACTAGTGGTGGAAAAAGTGATGAGGAGAACACA ATCAAGGGCAAAGGAAACGAAGAAACACCAACTGAACCTGATGCTGCATTACCTCTATGTATTGATTCAGTTAAAAACAATGTGTTCCAGGACATTTCAAATGAAAATTATTATGATCAGCCAGATAGTATGGAAGAGGCCAAACatttggaagaaaaactacaagAAGTTGATCATAACGTCCATGATATGACTGCTGATGAACCATACAAAGAAAAGCAAGGGGAACCAATGGATCTTGAAACATCTGAATGTCAAGACCACACTAGCAATGTAGAACAAACAGAAAATCTTGGGGATGCTAAGAAAGTGCAAGAGCTACACAAAGAGAAAATGATTGAGCTTGCTCAGCCCATTAATTCCTGCATACCTCCACACGGCA AGAAGAGAGCTCCTAAGTTGACTGTGAAAGAACTCCGCCGTCACTCGAGGAAGGTAGACAAGAAGGCAAAAGTTGAAGGTAACCCTGCAAGAGCAACTCAAGCTACAAATTTAGCCATGGAAACTTCTGATTTTTCCCGTTCGAATATTAAAGGCAAAAGAGTAGATCATATCCATTTAAACCAGGTTCCAGCTCAAAATGCTTCTACTTCTATTGCACAAACTCATGATAAAATTACCATTCCCTCCTTGGATGATCCTCAAGTTGCTCTGGAGTTGCTAAAACACTTCGATGCATCAGCGAAACGCCTCCAAATAACAGAGTTTGTGGACAATCATGTTCTATATCCATATGATCATTCCATAACAAAAGACCTTGATGTTTCGGCACTTTGTCGTTGGCTTCAAGTTCAAGGGCTTCGTTCAGTGAGCGTTGCGAGATACGCAGAGATGAAGTTGGAAGCGGCCAAACGGGAAAGAGAGGAAGAATTAAGACTTGCAAGAGAAGAAAATGCAAAGTTTGAAGAAGCTTTGAAAAGAATGGAGGACAGGATTTCACATGTTGAATCGTTGGAGAAAAGAGTTGATGATTTGAATTCGGAGGTGGCTTCTTGGAGAAGTAAATATGAAGAAACTGAAAAGTCGCTCAAAGAAACCGAAAAGAAACTTGAAGATGAGAAAGATGTAGGAGCTCAGAAAGAAACTCGTTGGAAAAGAAGAGAGAGTGAGCTGATTACGGAAGCGGCAACTTGCTCGTTTGAAAATTGCAGATCGCAGGTTTCCATTTTATACCCTGACATTGATTTAAGTAGGCTTGGACCTTTCAAGGAGATTCAGAATGGGCAGATAGTATCGCCCTCTGATACGGAGGAGACTGAAAGTGAAGAAGACACTAGGGCCTTTGAAGATGCTGCTCATGGCGATGCCGGTGTCTAG
- the LOC107614927 gene encoding uncharacterized protein LOC107614927: protein MTDHSVTPQANPTTAEVLAANAALLADNQQMTDLLATLQNNDEGKKDKKQAANEAHEEHQSESNAKTGETPPKIEQRQSSPFSKEIMDFEMPKNFTLPMTLAPYKGIEDPKVHVTKFESMMFFNSDSDPILCRSFPTFLDGASLLWFSNLPRGSISNFDEFAKLFINHFAASKIYVRDSDYLSTIKQGQHKSLKDYMTRFTVAAMEIPNLNPEVQLHAIKSGLRPRKFQEAIAVAKPKTLEEFRDKATGQIEIEELREA, encoded by the coding sequence ATGACAGATCACTCAGTGACCCCCCAGGCCAACCCAACCACCGCCGAGGTCCTGGCAGCCAATGCTGCGTTACTGGCGGACAACCAGCAAATGACCGACCTTTTAGCAACACTCCAAAATAACGATGAGGGGAAGAAGGACAAAAAGCAGGCTGCTAACGAAGCCCATGAAGAACACCAATCTGAATCAAATGCGAAAACAGGGGAAACGCCTCCAAAAATAGAACAGCGCCAGAGTAGTCCCTTCTCGAAAGAAATAATGGATTTCGAGATGCCTAAGAACTTCACACTGCCAATGACATTGGCCCCATACAAGGGGATCGAAGATCCTAAAGTTCATGTCACAAAATTTgaatctatgatgttttttaacagTGACTCTGATCCCATCTTGTGTCGCTCATTTCCGACCTTTTTGGACGGAGCCTCTTTATTGTGGTTTTCTAACCTACCTAGAGGTTCAATTTCCAATTTCGATGAGTTTGCTAAACTGTTCATAAATCATTTTGCAGCTTCTAAAATCTACGTACGAGATTCTGACTATCTCAGCACAATCAAACAAGGACAGCATAAAAGTCTAAAGGACTACATGACACGCTTTACGGTGGCAGCCATGGAGATCCCCAACCTCAATCCAGAAGTACAACTGCATGCTATCAAAAGTGGTCTCCGACCCAGAAAATTCCAGGAAGCGATAGCCGTAGCAAAGCCGAAAACATTGGAAGAattcagagacaaagccactggACAGATCGAAATAGAGGAACTAAGAGAAGCCTGA